A genomic segment from Flavobacterium inviolabile encodes:
- a CDS encoding acetate--CoA ligase yields MNYKECYNRSINAPEDFWKEQADVLEWYSKPQAILSKDENGYARWFADGELNICYLAIDKHIQDGHGEQVAFIYDSPVTQNVRKYTFNEVKTEVAKLAGGLVSLGLTKGDTAVIYMPMIPQVAFAMLACARIGVTHSVVFGGFAPHELAIRIDDSKPKAIITASSGIEIDRLIAYKPLVDEAIEMANHKPEKVVIFNRKLGARIPFQTYDVDYADLVARSEEVPCVPLESSHPLYVLYTSGTTGKPKGIVRDTGGYATVLKFSMRYIYNVNEGEVFWAASDMGWAVGHSYILYGPLLNRNTTVIFEGKPIKTPDASTFWRVIAEHKVSVMFTAPTAIRAIKKEDPDGLFIKKYDLSSLRIQFLAGERCDVATLEWYRKHIPIPTIDHWWQTESGWPMIANMMGVEYLPIRPGSAGKAVSGYDIRIFDENGKELGANEEGYVVIKLPLPPGMMLGLWEDEVRFKAGYLNRFPGYYFSGDGGYKDKDDYIYITGRVDDVINVAGHRLSTAEMEEIVAAHDSVAECAVIGINDALKGQVPLAMAVVKSGHDIEHFQLEYEIVQLVREQIGAVASLRNVVVVQRLPKTRSGKILRKLLRSIVDGEQYQVPSTIDDEAIIGEVTDAFKNYGIGIFKKDAKE; encoded by the coding sequence ATGAACTACAAGGAATGTTACAACAGGAGTATTAATGCTCCGGAAGATTTCTGGAAAGAGCAGGCCGATGTTTTGGAATGGTATTCCAAACCGCAGGCGATACTTTCCAAAGATGAAAACGGTTATGCGCGCTGGTTTGCCGATGGCGAGCTGAATATCTGCTATCTTGCGATAGACAAGCATATTCAGGACGGTCACGGCGAGCAGGTTGCTTTTATTTATGACTCGCCGGTAACGCAAAATGTCAGGAAATATACGTTTAATGAAGTGAAAACCGAAGTAGCGAAGTTAGCCGGCGGATTGGTTTCGTTAGGGTTGACCAAAGGCGATACGGCGGTGATTTATATGCCCATGATCCCGCAGGTAGCTTTTGCCATGCTTGCCTGTGCCCGTATCGGGGTTACGCATTCGGTGGTTTTCGGCGGATTTGCCCCGCATGAGCTGGCTATCCGGATAGACGATTCCAAACCCAAAGCGATCATCACGGCTTCATCAGGAATTGAAATTGACCGGCTGATTGCCTATAAACCTTTAGTGGATGAAGCTATTGAAATGGCAAACCACAAGCCGGAAAAAGTAGTTATTTTTAACAGGAAGTTGGGCGCCAGGATTCCGTTCCAGACGTATGATGTGGATTATGCCGATCTGGTTGCCAGATCGGAAGAAGTACCTTGTGTACCGTTAGAGTCCAGCCATCCGCTGTATGTTTTGTATACGTCCGGAACAACCGGAAAACCAAAAGGAATTGTCAGGGATACAGGTGGTTATGCTACGGTACTTAAATTTTCAATGCGCTATATTTATAACGTTAATGAAGGCGAAGTTTTCTGGGCAGCTTCCGATATGGGCTGGGCGGTAGGACACAGTTATATCCTGTATGGTCCGCTGCTAAACCGTAATACAACCGTTATTTTTGAAGGGAAACCAATCAAAACTCCGGATGCCAGCACCTTCTGGCGTGTAATAGCCGAACATAAAGTAAGTGTTATGTTTACGGCACCCACTGCGATCCGGGCGATTAAAAAAGAAGATCCGGACGGATTATTTATAAAAAAATACGATCTGAGCAGCTTGCGTATCCAGTTTCTGGCAGGAGAACGCTGCGATGTTGCCACACTGGAATGGTACCGGAAACATATTCCGATTCCAACAATTGACCACTGGTGGCAAACGGAGTCCGGCTGGCCGATGATAGCCAATATGATGGGAGTGGAATACCTGCCGATCAGGCCCGGTTCTGCCGGAAAAGCCGTTTCGGGTTATGATATCCGGATTTTTGATGAAAACGGCAAAGAATTGGGTGCAAATGAGGAAGGATATGTGGTAATAAAACTACCTTTGCCACCGGGAATGATGCTGGGTTTATGGGAAGACGAAGTGCGCTTTAAAGCCGGATATTTAAACCGTTTCCCGGGCTATTATTTTTCCGGCGACGGCGGGTATAAAGACAAAGATGATTATATTTACATAACAGGGCGTGTTGACGATGTTATCAATGTTGCCGGACACCGGCTTTCTACCGCAGAAATGGAAGAAATTGTAGCAGCACACGATTCAGTAGCAGAATGTGCGGTAATCGGGATTAACGATGCCTTAAAAGGGCAGGTTCCGTTAGCGATGGCGGTGGTAAAATCTGGACATGATATTGAGCACTTTCAGCTGGAATATGAAATAGTACAGCTGGTAAGGGAGCAGATTGGTGCGGTAGCCTCCCTGCGAAATGTAGTCGTGGTCCAGCGACTGCCCAAAACGCGTTCCGGTAAAATCCTCAGAAAATTGTTGCGCAGTATTGTTGACGGAGAACAATATCAGGTTCCGTCTACAATTGATGATGAAGCCATTATCGGAGAAGTGACCGACGCTTTTAAAAACTACGGAATAGGAATATTTAAAAAAGATGCAAAAGAATAA
- a CDS encoding response regulator transcription factor, which translates to MKKILIVDDEPNIVMSLEYTFKKNNYEVFIARDGQEALDILKIQQPDIIILDVMMPMVDGFATLEQIKKDERLQHCKVIFLSAKNKEKDIEKGLSLGADLYMTKPFSIKKLVEQANELLTS; encoded by the coding sequence ATGAAGAAAATTTTAATTGTAGATGACGAACCCAATATCGTTATGTCATTAGAATATACGTTTAAGAAAAATAATTATGAAGTATTCATTGCCCGTGACGGACAGGAAGCATTGGATATTTTAAAGATCCAGCAGCCGGACATCATTATCCTGGATGTGATGATGCCGATGGTAGACGGATTTGCCACTTTAGAGCAGATTAAAAAAGACGAACGCCTGCAGCACTGCAAAGTGATTTTCCTGTCGGCTAAAAATAAAGAAAAGGATATAGAAAAAGGGCTTTCCCTGGGAGCCGATCTGTATATGACCAAACCATTTTCGATTAAGAAACTGGTGGAACAGGCTAACGAGCTGCTCACCAGTTAA
- a CDS encoding ATP-binding protein, which produces MNSLGLLIILLLYLAILFFVAHWAEKKAHSKWTNNPYVYTFSLAVYCSAWTYYGSIGVAAKSGLSYLTVYLGPVIIIPAWILILRKIIRISRVNKISSIADFISLRYGNSRFLGALVTFISVVGILPYISLQLKAIAETFTIVTKTSLSSNVFNDTTTYVAIALALFASYYGTRYVDASEKRKGIVTAVAMESVLKLFFFILVGVYVTFFVFDGFDDIYAQASLLPGFKEKNTIGGIPQALNWFFLCLLSLFAIFLLPRQFQMAVVENNRESHIKTAIWLFPLYLLLFNVFVYPIAWGGNILFSGNSVNADTYSLLIPQFFDNSVITVLVFLGGFSASISMIVVASIGLSIMLSNNLLIPYGFLGTLQSEVQDENSKRIVNIRKVCIFLLIIVSYLVYRFYVLDYNLFSIGLVSFVVMAQLAPAFFGALMWRRGSLLGAVSGMIAGFLVCVYTLLIPYSIGITNIDNSFITEGFLGISLLKPFQLFGLDYLTPIPHALFWSLFFNTIIYLAVSVSFKGNYRERNYAEMFIDIDKYITMHENAFIWKGTAYTSDIEKVLKRFLGEERTKRALNIFNLKYNVDKNQKLADARLVKFAENLLTGHIGTASARILISSVVKEEKISLQEVLHILEESKENIIINKKLTETSNELKQITAQLQQANEQLIEKDLQKDEFLDTVTHELRTPITAIKASSEILFHDDDIPEELRKQFLKNIISESDRLNRLINKILDLEKFETGKQRIHATKNSLNSTIDKALEPLEQLIRNKTITIVFEDKEEVEAFYEEERIIQVVNNLISNAVKFCPEKNGYISITLSVTENSVQTSIKDNGKGINPEDLDAIFDKFYQSTNQNIKKPMGSGLGLAICKQIIEHHKGKIWAENREDGTVFHFTLPRYNTTEKE; this is translated from the coding sequence ATGAATAGTTTAGGATTGCTGATCATTTTATTGCTCTATCTGGCCATATTGTTTTTTGTGGCCCATTGGGCAGAGAAAAAAGCCCATAGCAAGTGGACCAATAACCCTTATGTATATACGTTTTCGCTGGCGGTATATTGCTCGGCGTGGACCTATTACGGAAGTATTGGCGTGGCGGCCAAATCGGGACTGAGTTACCTTACGGTGTACCTGGGACCGGTGATTATCATTCCGGCATGGATCCTGATCCTGCGAAAGATCATCCGGATTTCAAGAGTTAACAAGATTTCCAGTATTGCCGATTTTATTTCCCTGCGTTACGGGAACAGCCGTTTTTTAGGAGCGCTGGTTACCTTTATCAGTGTGGTTGGCATTTTGCCATATATTTCGTTACAGCTAAAAGCCATAGCCGAAACCTTTACGATAGTAACCAAAACATCACTGAGTTCCAATGTTTTTAATGATACCACAACCTACGTGGCTATCGCTTTAGCCCTTTTTGCCTCTTATTACGGTACCCGTTATGTGGATGCCTCCGAAAAAAGAAAAGGAATTGTCACCGCCGTTGCAATGGAATCGGTTTTAAAACTGTTCTTTTTTATCCTGGTTGGTGTATATGTAACCTTTTTTGTTTTTGACGGTTTTGATGATATTTATGCACAGGCAAGCCTGTTGCCCGGATTTAAAGAAAAAAACACTATTGGCGGTATTCCGCAGGCCTTAAACTGGTTTTTTCTGTGTTTACTGTCCCTTTTTGCCATTTTTCTGCTGCCGCGTCAGTTCCAGATGGCAGTGGTTGAAAACAACAGGGAAAGCCATATCAAAACGGCCATCTGGCTGTTTCCGCTGTATTTGCTGCTTTTTAATGTTTTTGTATATCCCATTGCATGGGGCGGGAATATCCTGTTTTCGGGAAACAGCGTAAATGCCGATACCTATTCGTTATTGATTCCGCAGTTTTTTGATAATTCCGTTATCACAGTGTTGGTATTTTTAGGCGGATTTTCAGCTTCGATCTCGATGATAGTCGTGGCTTCAATCGGATTGTCGATCATGCTGAGCAACAACCTGCTCATTCCGTATGGCTTTTTGGGAACCTTACAGAGTGAAGTTCAGGACGAGAATAGCAAGCGTATCGTAAACATCCGTAAGGTTTGTATTTTTTTACTGATTATCGTTTCGTATCTGGTTTACCGTTTTTACGTACTGGATTACAATTTGTTTTCCATCGGACTGGTTTCGTTTGTTGTGATGGCACAGCTGGCTCCGGCCTTTTTCGGAGCATTGATGTGGCGGAGAGGTTCCCTGTTAGGGGCTGTTTCCGGAATGATTGCCGGATTTTTAGTGTGTGTGTACACGCTTTTAATTCCGTATTCCATCGGGATTACGAATATCGATAACAGCTTTATTACCGAAGGATTTTTGGGTATTTCCCTTTTAAAGCCCTTTCAGTTGTTTGGACTGGATTATCTGACGCCCATTCCGCATGCGCTGTTCTGGAGTTTGTTCTTTAATACAATTATTTATCTTGCCGTTTCCGTCAGTTTTAAAGGAAACTACCGCGAACGCAATTATGCCGAGATGTTTATCGATATCGACAAATATATTACGATGCATGAAAATGCTTTTATATGGAAAGGAACAGCCTATACCAGTGATATTGAAAAAGTTTTAAAACGCTTTTTAGGAGAAGAACGCACCAAAAGAGCATTGAATATTTTTAACCTTAAATACAATGTGGATAAAAACCAGAAACTGGCCGATGCAAGGCTGGTTAAATTTGCGGAAAACCTGCTAACCGGACACATCGGAACGGCATCGGCAAGGATCCTGATTTCCAGTGTGGTTAAAGAAGAAAAAATATCCCTTCAGGAAGTGCTGCACATTCTGGAAGAATCCAAAGAAAACATCATTATCAATAAAAAGCTTACCGAAACATCTAACGAGTTAAAACAGATTACCGCCCAGTTGCAGCAGGCCAATGAACAGCTGATCGAAAAGGACTTGCAGAAAGATGAGTTCCTGGATACCGTTACGCACGAACTGCGTACGCCGATTACAGCAATAAAAGCCTCCAGCGAGATATTATTTCACGATGATGATATTCCGGAAGAATTGCGCAAACAGTTTTTAAAGAATATTATCTCGGAATCCGATCGGTTAAATCGTTTGATTAACAAGATACTGGATCTGGAAAAATTTGAAACCGGAAAACAGCGGATCCACGCTACAAAAAACAGCCTGAACAGTACAATAGATAAGGCTTTGGAACCGTTAGAACAACTGATACGCAACAAGACGATAACCATAGTGTTTGAAGATAAAGAAGAAGTGGAAGCTTTTTATGAGGAAGAACGCATTATCCAGGTGGTCAACAACCTGATTTCGAATGCCGTGAAGTTCTGTCCGGAAAAGAACGGGTACATTTCGATAACTTTAAGCGTAACGGAAAACAGTGTGCAAACCAGTATAAAAGATAACGGTAAGGGAATCAACCCTGAAGATCTGGATGCTATTTTTGACAAATTTTACCAGTCCACCAACCAGAATATCAAAAAACCGATGGGAAGCGGATTAGGATTAGCGATCTGCAAACAGATTATTGAACACCATAAAGGCAAAATATGGGCAGAGAACAGGGAAGACGGAACCGTGTTTCATTTTACGCTGCCAAGGTATAATACAACGGAAAAGGAATAA
- a CDS encoding DUF6814 family protein codes for MNKIKRILGIVWLLLALAAAYFCIFIFGLPKFTTGKQDDLVFGIIILFILTPLIVLGLGTFGYYALIGEYDSKE; via the coding sequence ATGAACAAAATAAAAAGAATTCTCGGAATTGTCTGGCTTTTATTAGCTTTAGCCGCAGCCTATTTTTGTATCTTTATATTCGGTCTGCCGAAATTTACAACCGGAAAACAGGACGATTTGGTGTTTGGAATCATCATTTTATTCATCTTAACGCCGTTAATCGTTTTAGGTTTGGGAACGTTTGGCTATTATGCCCTGATAGGAGAATATGACAGTAAAGAATAA
- a CDS encoding MFS transporter: MSNKSTKGIWSVITASSVGTLIEWYDFYIFGSLAVVISTKFFPSDNPTAAFLSTLATFAAGFVVRPFGALFFGRLGDLIGRKYTFMVTLLLMGGATFLIGCIPSYETIGFMAPLLVLLLRLLQGLALGGEYGGAATYVAEHAPIGQRGYWTSWIQTTATAGLFVSLMVILVTKTSLSSEAFDEWGWRVPFWVSILMVLVSYLIRKNMHESPVFAKAKAEGKTSTNPLKESFGNRYNLKFVLLALFGAAMGQGVVWYTGQFYAMNFMKTVMSVDSTQVDTLLGIALLMGTPFFVVFGWLSDKIGRKSIMMTGMLLAIFLYRPIYKAMYSTTDVALKTEIVEKTKLVAIMKENAHQTIDSVYTTTKEFSDGTQWEQIKTVHLEDGKPVMVDGKAKSDVKTTVHINASDKWLLIFLVFVQVIFVTMVYGPIAAFLVEMFPVKIRYTSMSLPYHVGNGIFGGLLPAISTYLVTVAKDNGNAEFYLEGLWYPIIIAAISFVIGVFYINGKDKNIND, from the coding sequence ATGAGTAATAAATCAACAAAAGGAATATGGAGTGTTATCACAGCATCGTCTGTAGGAACACTTATCGAATGGTATGACTTCTATATTTTCGGAAGTTTGGCAGTAGTTATTTCCACCAAATTTTTCCCGTCCGACAATCCCACTGCGGCATTTTTGTCGACACTGGCAACGTTTGCGGCCGGATTCGTGGTTCGTCCGTTCGGAGCTTTATTTTTCGGACGTCTGGGCGATTTGATCGGTAGAAAATATACGTTTATGGTTACCCTGCTTTTAATGGGTGGTGCCACTTTTTTAATAGGCTGTATTCCCAGTTATGAAACGATAGGCTTTATGGCACCCTTACTGGTTTTGCTTTTAAGACTTTTACAGGGACTGGCATTAGGCGGAGAATATGGCGGTGCGGCGACCTATGTGGCCGAACACGCACCAATAGGACAAAGAGGTTACTGGACGTCCTGGATTCAAACAACGGCAACGGCAGGTTTATTTGTTTCCCTGATGGTTATTCTGGTAACAAAAACTTCCTTATCCTCAGAAGCTTTTGACGAGTGGGGATGGAGAGTACCGTTCTGGGTATCGATATTAATGGTGCTGGTATCCTATTTGATCCGTAAGAACATGCATGAATCGCCGGTTTTTGCCAAAGCGAAAGCCGAAGGGAAAACCAGTACAAACCCGCTGAAAGAAAGTTTCGGAAACCGTTACAATCTAAAATTTGTCCTGCTGGCTTTATTCGGAGCGGCAATGGGGCAGGGAGTTGTCTGGTATACCGGGCAGTTTTATGCGATGAACTTTATGAAAACGGTAATGAGTGTCGATTCCACGCAGGTGGATACTTTACTCGGTATTGCCCTGCTGATGGGAACTCCTTTCTTTGTGGTTTTCGGCTGGCTGAGTGATAAGATTGGCAGAAAAAGCATTATGATGACCGGAATGCTGCTGGCGATATTCTTATACCGACCAATATACAAGGCCATGTACAGCACAACAGACGTGGCGTTAAAAACGGAAATCGTTGAAAAAACAAAACTGGTTGCCATCATGAAGGAAAATGCCCACCAGACAATTGATTCCGTGTATACAACAACAAAAGAATTCTCAGACGGTACCCAATGGGAACAGATAAAAACCGTACATTTAGAAGACGGGAAACCGGTAATGGTGGACGGAAAAGCAAAATCGGATGTTAAAACCACTGTGCATATCAATGCTTCAGACAAATGGCTGCTGATTTTCTTAGTGTTTGTTCAGGTGATTTTTGTAACGATGGTTTACGGACCGATAGCAGCCTTTTTAGTGGAAATGTTCCCGGTAAAAATCCGATATACGTCCATGTCGCTGCCATACCACGTTGGAAACGGAATCTTTGGTGGTTTGCTGCCTGCCATTTCCACGTATCTGGTAACTGTAGCAAAAGACAACGGTAATGCCGAGTTTTACCTGGAAGGATTATGGTATCCGATTATCATTGCAGCGATCAGTTTTGTGATAGGAGTGTTCTATATTAACGGAAAAGATAAAAATATTAACGACTAA
- a CDS encoding porin yields the protein MKRIILLAGLLFLSVESYSQGSTDYGSGLKVNFNEDGSKYMRFIAWNQIWFRSSEMNPGTMIGDEPASTNTDIGNRRLRMLAYAQISKRYMIVTHFGINNQTFSSPAGSTKKPGMFFHDAWNEYAVVLPEADKKFSLSIGGGLHYYMGLSRMTMASTLNFLTIDAPIFNWPLIDNADQFARQVGIFAKGKYGKLEYRMSINKPFATSTAPVDVAVADNAVAVDNSGNTRWSKAGYFEYQFLDQESNLLPYKVGSYLGTKRVFNLGAGFYTAPEATRTSVNGIVSKHDMKLFAADAFLDMPLGAKDKKMALTAYSVLYDYDFGPNYLRNIGIMNVGASDPGFTGDRALAGAGNTQPMIGSGTIWYTQAGFLLPCKAEKPTVRIQPFSAYTYKKFDALEKSSSQFDIGANFFLDGHHAKITTQYSTRPVYIAKDNIDGMKGDLLIQLQIYL from the coding sequence ATGAAGCGGATCATTTTATTAGCCGGCTTACTGTTTCTCTCGGTAGAAAGCTATTCTCAGGGTTCCACGGATTATGGTTCAGGATTAAAAGTAAATTTCAATGAAGACGGATCCAAATACATGCGCTTTATTGCATGGAATCAGATTTGGTTTCGTTCCTCCGAAATGAATCCGGGAACAATGATTGGTGATGAACCGGCCAGTACGAATACCGATATTGGCAACAGACGTTTGCGAATGCTGGCGTATGCACAGATTTCAAAAAGATACATGATTGTGACCCATTTCGGGATTAACAATCAAACTTTCAGCAGCCCGGCAGGTTCTACAAAAAAACCGGGTATGTTTTTTCACGATGCCTGGAACGAATATGCAGTTGTATTGCCGGAAGCCGATAAGAAATTCAGTTTATCGATAGGCGGCGGATTGCATTACTATATGGGACTTTCCCGTATGACGATGGCCTCCACACTGAATTTCCTGACAATTGATGCCCCGATTTTTAACTGGCCGTTAATTGATAATGCCGATCAGTTTGCCCGACAGGTGGGAATATTCGCCAAAGGGAAATACGGAAAACTGGAATACCGCATGAGCATCAACAAACCTTTTGCCACCAGTACGGCTCCTGTGGATGTAGCGGTTGCCGATAATGCCGTTGCCGTGGATAACAGCGGGAATACCCGATGGTCGAAAGCCGGGTATTTTGAGTATCAGTTTTTAGATCAGGAATCGAATTTGCTTCCTTATAAAGTAGGTTCTTACCTGGGTACCAAAAGAGTCTTCAATTTGGGAGCCGGATTTTATACGGCACCGGAAGCGACCCGTACCTCGGTAAACGGTATCGTTTCAAAACACGACATGAAATTATTTGCAGCCGATGCCTTTTTGGATATGCCATTGGGAGCCAAGGACAAAAAGATGGCTTTAACAGCATATTCCGTGCTATACGATTATGATTTCGGACCCAATTACCTGAGAAATATCGGGATTATGAATGTAGGAGCTTCCGATCCTGGTTTTACAGGCGACAGAGCTTTGGCAGGAGCCGGTAACACACAGCCCATGATTGGTTCCGGAACGATCTGGTATACCCAGGCAGGTTTCCTGCTGCCGTGTAAAGCCGAAAAACCAACGGTTCGCATTCAGCCTTTTAGTGCCTATACCTATAAAAAGTTTGATGCATTGGAAAAATCAAGCTCTCAGTTTGATATCGGTGCCAATTTCTTTCTGGACGGACACCACGCTAAAATCACCACTCAGTATTCCACGCGTCCGGTTTATATTGCAAAAGACAATATTGACGGCATGAAAGGGGATTTATTGATTCAACTGCAAATCTATTTATAA
- a CDS encoding IS1/IS1595 family N-terminal zinc-binding domain-containing protein translates to MEILACPKCQNDKIVKSGVINQRQRYLCKKCQYYFTVNKLGKKIDNYYVTKALQLYLEGLSYREIERIIGVSHVTVSNWIKEFKIKKPSHADYHPTYKIFNHIELIEYLKNKEQLSGAGMIITELGDKFMLIKWERFKD, encoded by the coding sequence ATGGAGATTTTAGCCTGCCCGAAATGCCAGAACGACAAGATCGTTAAAAGCGGTGTGATCAACCAGCGTCAGCGGTATTTGTGCAAAAAATGCCAATATTACTTTACCGTTAACAAACTGGGTAAAAAGATCGATAATTACTATGTAACAAAAGCATTGCAGTTGTACCTGGAAGGGCTGAGTTACCGCGAAATTGAACGGATTATCGGGGTTTCCCATGTAACGGTGAGCAACTGGATAAAGGAATTTAAGATCAAAAAGCCTTCACACGCCGATTATCATCCTACCTACAAGATTTTTAACCATATAGAACTGATAGAATATCTTAAAAACAAAGAGCAATTATCGGGTGCCGGAATGATCATTACGGAGCTTGGGGACAAATTTATGCTGATAAAATGGGAGCGCTTTAAAGATTAG